From Rhinolophus sinicus isolate RSC01 linkage group LG15, ASM3656204v1, whole genome shotgun sequence, the proteins below share one genomic window:
- the EFNB3 gene encoding ephrin-B3 — MGAPHSRPGGVRVGALLLLGFWGLVSGLSLEPVYWNSANKRFQAEGGYVLYPQIGDRLDLLCPRARPPGPHSSPNYEFYKLYLVGGAQGRRCEAPPAPNLLLTCDRPDLDLRFTIKFQEYSPNLWGHEFRSHHDYYIIATSDGTREGLESLQGGVCLTRGMKVLLRVGQSPRGGAAPRKPVSEMPMERDRGAAHNLEPGKENVPGDPTSNATSRGAEGPLPPPSMPAVAGAAGGLALLLLGVAGAGGAMCWRRRRAKPSESRHPGPGSFGRGGSLGLGGGGGMGPREAEPGELGIALRGGGAAEPPFCPHYEKVSGDYGHPVYIVQDGPPQSPPNIYYKV, encoded by the exons ATGGGGGCCCCCCATTCTAGGCCGGGGGGCGTGCGAGTCGGGGCCCTGCTGCTGCTTGGTTTTTGGGGGCTGGTGTCTGGGCTCAGCCTGGAGCCTGTCTACTGGAATTCGGCGAATAAGAG GTTCCAGGCAGAGGGTGGTTATGTGCTCTACCCTCAGATTGGGGACCGGCTAGACCTGCTCTGCCCCCGGGCCCGGCCTCCTGGCCCCCACTCCTCTCCTAATTATGAGTTCTACAAGCTGTATCTGGTAGGGGGTGCCCAGGGCCGACGCTGTGAggcaccccctgcccccaacctcctTCTCACTTGTGACCGGCCAGACCTGGATCTCCGCTTCACCATCAAGTTCCAGGAGTATAGCCCTAACCTCTGGGGCCATGAGTTCCGCTCACACCACGATTACTACATAATTG CCACATCGGATGGGACCCGGGAAGGCCTGGAGAGCTTACAGGGGGGTGTGTGCCTTACCAGAGGCATGAAGGTGCTTCTCCGAGTGGGACAAA GTCCCCGAGGAGGGGCTGCCCCACGAAAGCCTGTGTCTGAAATGCCCATGGAAAGAGACCGAGGGGCAGCTCACAACCTAGAGCCTGGGAAAGAGAACGTGCCAG GTGACCCCACCAGCAATGCAACCTCCCGGGGTGCTGAaggccccctgccccctcccagcatGCCCGCAGTGGCTGGGGCAGCAGGGGGGCTGGCGCTGCTCTTGCTGGGcgtggcaggggctgggggtgccATGTGTTGGCGGAGACGGCGGGCCAAGCCTTCGGAGAGTCGCCACCCTGGTCCTGGCTCCTTTGGGAGGGGGGGGTCTCTGGGcctggggggtggaggtgggatggGACCTAGGGAGGCTGAGCCTGGGGAACTAGGGATAGCTCTGCGGGGTGGTGGGGCTGCAGAACCCCCCTTCTGTCCCCATTATGAGAAGGTGAGTGGTGACTATGGGCATCCTGTGTACATCGTGCAGGATGGGCCCCCACAAAGCCCTCCAAACATCTACTACAAGGTATGA
- the WRAP53 gene encoding telomerase Cajal body protein 1 isoform X2 — protein sequence MKTPEEPPLAPDCLSSDQAPAPARLSSQASSMDKNTDPELMPPPSDGDDPPLMSPDPVSGPAVSQELEEGDPAPLSTPLETGFDTPSKLNPRIEEQELSENMSLPAEETNRPELGSGEAMECVSEEPAAENEEYTAPDGSCILTNSADNILRIYNLPSELYNEGEQLECAEMAPVLRMVEGDTIYDYCWYSLMSSAQPDTSYVASSSRENPIHIWDAFTGELRASFRAYNHLDELTAAHSLCFSLDGSQLFCGFNRTVRVFSTTRPGRDCEVRATFAKKQGQSGIISCIAFSPAQPLYACGSYSRSLGLYAWDDGSPLALLGGHQGGITHLRFHPDGNRFFSGARKENELLCWDLRQPGHPLWSLSREVTTNQRIYFDLDPTGQFLVSGSTSGAVSVWDISVAGHEGKPEPVLSFLPQKDCTNGVSLHPSLPLLATASGQRVFPEPTESGDEGEQEVDIPLLSMRHIHLECQLQLWWCGGSPDTSIPDGHQGEKGQGGTDGGGGEFI from the exons ATGAAGACGCCGGAGGAGCCACCGTTAGCTCCGGACTGCCTGTCTTCAGACCAGGCCCCTGCTCCAGCCCGTCTCTCTTCTCAGGCTTCCTCGATGGATAAAAATACGGACCCTGAACTAATGCCACCACCATCCGATGGGGATGATCCGCCCCTCATGTCCCCAGATCCTGTGTCTGGCCCAGCTGTGtcccaggagctggaggagggggaCCCAGCTCCTCTCTCCACTCCCCTGGAAACAGGATTTGACACTCCTAGTAAGTTGAACCCTCGAATCGAGGAGCAAGAACTTTCTGAAAATATGAGCCTTCCTGCAGAAGAAACGAACAGGCCAGAGTTGGGGTCTGGAGAAGCCATGGAATGTGTGTCTGAGGAACCCGCTGCTGAGAATGAAGAATACAC GGCTCCTGATGGTTCCTGCATCTTGACTAATAGTGCTGATAACATCCTGAGGATTTATAACCTGCCCTCAGAGCTGTATAATGAGGGGGAGCAGCTGGAATGTGCAGAAATG GCCCCTGTCCTGCGGATGGTGGAAGGCGACACCATCTATGATTACTGCTGGTATTCTCTGATGTCTTCAGCTCAGCCAGACACCTCCTA TGTGGCCAGCAGTAGCCGGGAGAACCCCATTCACATCTGGGATGCATTCACTGGAGAGCTCCGGGCTTCCTTTCGTGCCTACAACCACCTG GATGAGCTGACAGCAGCCCACTCGCTCTGTTTCTCCCTGGATGGCTCCCAACTCTTCTGTGGATTCAACCGGACTGTGCGTGTCTTCTCCACGACTCGGCCTGGCCGTGACTGTGAGGTCCGAGCCACGTTTG CAAAAAAGCAGGGCCAGAGCGGCATCATCTCCTGCATAGCcttcagcccagctcagcccctctATGCTTGTGGCTCCTACAGCCGCTCCCTGGGTCTGTATGCCTGGGATGACGGCTCCCCTCTCGCCTTGCTGGGAGGGCACCAAGGGGGCATCACCCACCTCCGCTTTCACCCAGATGGCAACCGCTTCTTCTCAGGAGCCCGCAAG GAGAATGAGCTTCTGTGCTGGGATCTCCGGCAGCCTGGTCATCCACTGTGGTCCCTGAGTCGTGAGGTGACTACCAATCAGCGCATCTACTTTGATCTGGACCC GACTGGGCAGTTCCTAGTGAGTGGCAGCACTAGCGGGGCTGTCTCTGTGTGGGATATCAGCGTGGCTGGGCATGAAGGGAAGCCGGAGCCGGTGCTGAGTTTTCTGCCCCAGAAGGACTGCACCAACGGAGTGAG CCTGCATCCTAGCCTGCCTCTGCTGGCCACTGCTTCGGGTCAGCGTGTGTTTCCGGAGCCCACGGAGAGTGGGGACGAGGGGGAACAGGAGGTGGACATTCCCCTGCTCTCCATGCGCCACATCCACCTTGAATGTCAGCTTCAGCTCTGGTGGTGTGGGGGGAGCCCAGATACCAGTATTCCTGATGGTCACCAGGGTGAGAAGGGACAGGGAGGGACAGACGGAGGAGGGGGTGAGTTTATATAA
- the WRAP53 gene encoding telomerase Cajal body protein 1 isoform X1, with product MKTPEEPPLAPDCLSSDQAPAPARLSSQASSMDKNTDPELMPPPSDGDDPPLMSPDPVSGPAVSQELEEGDPAPLSTPLETGFDTPSKLNPRIEEQELSENMSLPAEETNRPELGSGEAMECVSEEPAAENEEYTTWNYSFSQLPQFFSGSWSEFRTQPENFLKGCKWAPDGSCILTNSADNILRIYNLPSELYNEGEQLECAEMAPVLRMVEGDTIYDYCWYSLMSSAQPDTSYVASSSRENPIHIWDAFTGELRASFRAYNHLDELTAAHSLCFSLDGSQLFCGFNRTVRVFSTTRPGRDCEVRATFAKKQGQSGIISCIAFSPAQPLYACGSYSRSLGLYAWDDGSPLALLGGHQGGITHLRFHPDGNRFFSGARKENELLCWDLRQPGHPLWSLSREVTTNQRIYFDLDPTGQFLVSGSTSGAVSVWDISVAGHEGKPEPVLSFLPQKDCTNGVSLHPSLPLLATASGQRVFPEPTESGDEGEQEVDIPLLSMRHIHLECQLQLWWCGGSPDTSIPDGHQGEKGQGGTDGGGGEFI from the exons ATGAAGACGCCGGAGGAGCCACCGTTAGCTCCGGACTGCCTGTCTTCAGACCAGGCCCCTGCTCCAGCCCGTCTCTCTTCTCAGGCTTCCTCGATGGATAAAAATACGGACCCTGAACTAATGCCACCACCATCCGATGGGGATGATCCGCCCCTCATGTCCCCAGATCCTGTGTCTGGCCCAGCTGTGtcccaggagctggaggagggggaCCCAGCTCCTCTCTCCACTCCCCTGGAAACAGGATTTGACACTCCTAGTAAGTTGAACCCTCGAATCGAGGAGCAAGAACTTTCTGAAAATATGAGCCTTCCTGCAGAAGAAACGAACAGGCCAGAGTTGGGGTCTGGAGAAGCCATGGAATGTGTGTCTGAGGAACCCGCTGCTGAGAATGAAGAATACAC TACTTGGAACTACAGCTTCTCCCAGCTACCTCAGTTTTTCAGTGGTTCCTGGTCAGAGTTCAGAACCCAGCCTGAGAACTTCTTGAAAGGCTGTAAGTG GGCTCCTGATGGTTCCTGCATCTTGACTAATAGTGCTGATAACATCCTGAGGATTTATAACCTGCCCTCAGAGCTGTATAATGAGGGGGAGCAGCTGGAATGTGCAGAAATG GCCCCTGTCCTGCGGATGGTGGAAGGCGACACCATCTATGATTACTGCTGGTATTCTCTGATGTCTTCAGCTCAGCCAGACACCTCCTA TGTGGCCAGCAGTAGCCGGGAGAACCCCATTCACATCTGGGATGCATTCACTGGAGAGCTCCGGGCTTCCTTTCGTGCCTACAACCACCTG GATGAGCTGACAGCAGCCCACTCGCTCTGTTTCTCCCTGGATGGCTCCCAACTCTTCTGTGGATTCAACCGGACTGTGCGTGTCTTCTCCACGACTCGGCCTGGCCGTGACTGTGAGGTCCGAGCCACGTTTG CAAAAAAGCAGGGCCAGAGCGGCATCATCTCCTGCATAGCcttcagcccagctcagcccctctATGCTTGTGGCTCCTACAGCCGCTCCCTGGGTCTGTATGCCTGGGATGACGGCTCCCCTCTCGCCTTGCTGGGAGGGCACCAAGGGGGCATCACCCACCTCCGCTTTCACCCAGATGGCAACCGCTTCTTCTCAGGAGCCCGCAAG GAGAATGAGCTTCTGTGCTGGGATCTCCGGCAGCCTGGTCATCCACTGTGGTCCCTGAGTCGTGAGGTGACTACCAATCAGCGCATCTACTTTGATCTGGACCC GACTGGGCAGTTCCTAGTGAGTGGCAGCACTAGCGGGGCTGTCTCTGTGTGGGATATCAGCGTGGCTGGGCATGAAGGGAAGCCGGAGCCGGTGCTGAGTTTTCTGCCCCAGAAGGACTGCACCAACGGAGTGAG CCTGCATCCTAGCCTGCCTCTGCTGGCCACTGCTTCGGGTCAGCGTGTGTTTCCGGAGCCCACGGAGAGTGGGGACGAGGGGGAACAGGAGGTGGACATTCCCCTGCTCTCCATGCGCCACATCCACCTTGAATGTCAGCTTCAGCTCTGGTGGTGTGGGGGGAGCCCAGATACCAGTATTCCTGATGGTCACCAGGGTGAGAAGGGACAGGGAGGGACAGACGGAGGAGGGGGTGAGTTTATATAA